In Chryseobacterium lactis, a single genomic region encodes these proteins:
- a CDS encoding DUF6265 family protein, producing the protein MKTKLIAALLGISILGSWAQQQSEIKKLEWLLGTWETRTPKGKLYETWIKKSNSEFQAKSYYLNKKDTIMFERVQLVEKDKKLHYIVSVTGQHHEQPVDFVSTAGSNSTALVFENQQNDFPQIITYKKIAKDSLFAEISGKMNGKIAKQAFPMKKIK; encoded by the coding sequence ATGAAAACAAAACTAATTGCTGCTCTTTTGGGTATAAGCATCCTTGGCAGCTGGGCTCAACAGCAGAGTGAAATCAAAAAACTAGAATGGCTTCTGGGAACCTGGGAAACCAGAACTCCGAAAGGAAAGCTTTATGAAACATGGATCAAAAAAAGCAATTCTGAATTTCAGGCAAAAAGCTATTATCTGAATAAAAAAGATACCATTATGTTTGAACGGGTACAATTGGTAGAAAAAGATAAAAAACTGCATTATATTGTATCTGTCACCGGCCAGCATCACGAGCAGCCAGTCGATTTTGTATCTACAGCCGGATCAAACTCAACTGCCCTTGTATTTGAAAATCAGCAGAACGATTTTCCTCAGATCATTACCTATAAAAAGATTGCTAAAGACTCTTTATTTGCTGAAATTTCCGGAAAGATGAACGGAAAAATAGCTAAACAGGCATTTCCTATGAAAAAGATAAAATAG
- a CDS encoding ArsR/SmtB family transcription factor, with protein MNLRRDVFQAIADPTRRSILMLVAAQSMTAGAIASNFDTARPTVSKHLQILTECELLKSEQNGREIIYHLNPNKMREIADFIEPFRKMWDEKFNKLESVMKAYQKKISNE; from the coding sequence ATGAATTTAAGAAGAGATGTATTTCAAGCCATAGCCGATCCTACCCGAAGATCTATTTTAATGCTGGTGGCAGCTCAGTCGATGACTGCCGGAGCCATTGCTTCCAATTTCGATACTGCAAGACCTACCGTTTCCAAACACCTTCAGATCCTTACAGAATGTGAATTGCTGAAGTCTGAACAAAACGGTCGTGAAATTATATACCATCTTAATCCCAATAAAATGAGAGAAATCGCCGACTTTATAGAGCCGTTCCGTAAAATGTGGGACGAAAAATTCAATAAACTGGAAAGTGTGATGAAAGCGTACCAGAAAAAGATAAGTAATGAGTAA
- a CDS encoding SRPBCC family protein, translating to MELKTKIHAEDGKQEIFITREFDLPVELLFKAYTEPELFEQWMGSKVVKMENKQHGGYRFETLNPQGEVVFSANGTIHEIVPDQKITRTFQMENTPFPVQMEFLEFEKLTDTTSKITIQSIYKSVDFRDQHLKMPFAQGINWAHNRLQELFK from the coding sequence ATGGAACTAAAAACAAAAATTCACGCCGAAGACGGCAAACAGGAAATTTTTATCACCAGAGAATTTGATCTTCCTGTTGAACTTCTTTTCAAAGCATATACAGAACCTGAATTGTTCGAACAATGGATGGGCAGCAAAGTCGTCAAGATGGAAAACAAACAACATGGCGGTTACCGTTTTGAAACCTTAAATCCTCAGGGAGAAGTCGTTTTCAGTGCCAACGGAACCATTCATGAGATTGTTCCCGATCAGAAAATTACCCGGACCTTTCAGATGGAAAACACGCCTTTTCCTGTTCAGATGGAGTTTTTAGAATTTGAAAAACTAACGGATACCACCAGTAAAATCACGATTCAAAGCATCTACAAATCAGTAGATTTCAGAGATCAGCACCTTAAAATGCCATTTGCGCAGGGAATTAATTGGGCGCATAACCGTTTGCAGGAGCTTTTTAAGTAA